The nucleotide window TACTTAAGCGCTAACCTGATATTCGATTCACGCATGAAATGCATTGCTATCAATTTTTACTTTGTCAAAAATCAAGTTATCAGACATCAACTACGTATTTCTTACGTTGACACTTTTGACCAACTAGTAGATTCCCTTACAAAGCTTTTTGCTCGTAGGATATTTcaattacatcagtccaagattgacaTCCATTACGGGAGCTCAATCTTACAAGAACATGATAGAAGATAATAACAAAgacaaatatgaaatgataacttTATATTCTTTATATGATATAATCATTAATTAATCTATGATTTAAGGATTAAACATATTACTCTAatgaataaaattaattatattattttaaaatttatataaatacatattatttcaataaataaaataaattatttttataataaatttctgCGCATAAGATCACAGGCCTCATCCACCCGGGCAAGCCCATCTCCGAGTCCATGGTCATCGTCGAGTACGTCGACGAGGACAGGACGTGCGAGCCCCCCATCCTCCCCTCCCACCCCTTCAACCGCGTCGTGGCTCGCTTCGGGGGAACCTACATCAGCGACAAGGTATATTTAAGCCTACTCGATGGATGCACGAATTTGTACGTGACGTAGAACTGCCTCTTGTCTTCTTTCTACAGTTTCCTCATCTGGTACAAGGATCTTGAAAGGAATCTCGGAAGGGACGCTCAAGGCAGCAACATCAGCTGCTGGAACAACCTTTCGCCAAGTAAAGCCGAGGGAAGGACTTCTGTATGCCCATAAATATTCTGCTCGTTGAGGCTCTTCTATATGCTTCCCTAATTCGAATATCCAAATCTCATGGCTTAGGATCGTGTAAGCACTACGACAAACACTACAGCATCAGAATATCTATGGGCATACAGTAAAAGAAAAGACAACACGGCAGTTTCTATGTTTGTCTTCTTATGGACGACATTGGTTCGTTCGTCGGAATTTTTAGCTGAAACATTGAAGCTCACATGTTTCTCATGAAGTTTGCAATGACAAAATTAGCTCGACTCGGTTGACTGATTCCCCCTCCGTGAAACACACCGCAAAAGAACAATATAGTGGACTAAGAAAACGACAGTGCGGCGGGGGGATTTCCAAAGCAACAGGAAAGAGCCACACGAATCCTCCTTTTTCTTGTACACCTATTGCTTTGTTGTGTCCGACTGTCCGTCAAACACCTGTCCCGCACAAGACACTTCAATCCTTATTTATCGTTGCATTCTCTACAAGCAACATCTTCACTTGAAGCCCCCATGGATTTCTTCTCTAGTTTCGTCTCTCTCGCTGCTGCAGTAGTAGGCCTTTTGTTGCTGGCGACCCGCACCTGGAGAGCCCTCAACAGCAACAGGAAGAGATACCCTCCGGTGGTCGGCACCATCTTCCATCAATTCCTCAATTTCCGAAGGCTTCATGACTACCACACGCAGCTTTCTGTCAAGCACAAGATCTTCAGGTTGTTCTCACCCCTCTGCCACCAGATCTACACCACCGATCCCGCCGTCGTCGAGTACATCCTCAAGACCAACTTTGATAACTACGGCAAGGTATTATTGTAATCTCCCGACTTCAATGACTAGTTCTCATCGGAAACTTAAGCAATTATATTCCATTTTAGttcaataattaataaaaatttaatttcttattgagatttttattataaattttaggaTATCTCTATTGGCAACtgttttattatttacaatctcATCTTAATAACTTTTCATATTTCTAAGATATCCTGTGCATGAAAAACATGAATAATCAAATTCAATGATATGAAGATCGAATAGGAGGAAGTGAAAAAcagttttttatatttttaggatTTAAGATATTAAGTTATATACCCAAAAGATGATATTTGTTTTATTAGTTTTTTAATGGTTATACGAAGTAAGGGGTTACCAAAGGGCAATCTCATAAGTTCTATTAATTAAGATAATGACAGCATAAGACTTGGTAGATTAATAATCATGTTTATCCTAATTCGATTCAGGGATGGTATAACTACGGAAACATGAAGGATTTGTTCGGAGATGGTATATTTGCAGTAGACGGTGACAAGTGGCGCCACCAACGAAAACTTGCCAGCTTTGGCTTCTCTACAAAAGTCTTGCGAGAATTTAGTGGTGCTATTTTTAAGCGTAACGCAGTCAAGCTTGCTCACGCCCTTTCTTCCTATGCCACTTCCGATGAGAAGTTTGACATGCAAGTAAGTATCAGATCCCTTCTTGTTCTCAGAGGATCCACATGTATGCTTCTCCCGTTAATCAACAAGTCAACGTAAGTGCTTGTGATCTGCAAACGTCAACAGGACCTGTTGATGAAATCCACCATGGATTCCATATTCAAAATCGGATTCGGAATGGAGTTGAACTGCTTGGATGATTCTGATAACCGCGGAAGTGAATTTGCCAAGGCATTTGATGTTTCGAACGAGTTCATCATGATGCGATACGTAAACGCCTTTTGGAAGGTCATGAGATTTCTCAACATCGGCAGTGAGAAGACTCTCAAGTCAAAAGTCaaattggtcgacgattttatATACAAACTGCTACGCATCAGGGTGGAAGAAATGTCAAACGAAGGAAGTGATTCAGTGAGTGAATCCTTCAAGTACACCCTTCCTTTTGTGGATGATCTGAGAGATGATTAATCACTCTTTTTGTCATAATTACAGGAAGGGAAAGATGATATCTTGTCGAGATTTTTGGAGGAGAGCAGAAAGGATCCACAAAATATAGATTTAAAATATCTGAGGGACATAATTCTTAACTTCGTGATTGCTGGAAAAGACACCACGGCAGGCACACTGTCGTGGTTCTTCTACTCGATCTGCAAGAACCCACCGGTGCAAGAGAAGATCTATCAGGAAATCAAGGAAGTGATCGAAGCCAGTGAAGATGCAGGTTTTGATGCATTCGCGGAGAGCATAGATGACGAGTCACTCAACAACTTGCACTATCTTCATGCCGCCCTCTCTGAGACACTAAGACTATATCCTGCAGTTCCCCTGGTAAGTCAAAATGATAGAGAACGTTGACTGTTGAAGCACACTAAGTATGTATGAAATGCAGGAAAACAAGGTGTGCTTTGCTGATGACATTCTACCTGGAGGCTACAATGTGAGGAAAGGTGATATTGTGTTCTACCAACCTTACGCGATGGGAAGAATGGAATACCTGTGGGGAAAGGATGCCGAGATATTTCGCCCGGAGAGGTGGCTGGATGATGGTGGTGTATTCCAGCCCGAGAGCCCCTACAAGTTCTCAGCCTTTCAGGTGAGGAAACATCAGGATATTAGGGTTGGGCCTTCTCGAGAAAGCAGCTTGCATGCGTGCTGATCCAAATCTAAATGGCTATGTTTCATCGCAGGCTGGTCCAAGAATTTGCTTGGGGAAAGAGTTTGCCTATAGACAGATGAAAATATTTGCAGCGGTGCTCCTACGCTTCTTCAAGTTCAAGCTTGGTGACGAGAAGAAGGATGTTGAATACAGAACCATGACGACTCTCCACATCGATCAAGGCCTATACCTCCAAGTACTCCACAGATAGAATACGTGTAGCATACTTTCTCCAGAAGTATATTTAAGCCATGTATCTGCTGTAGGGATGTATTTGGAAATCTAACATCGACGAGCAGTATCTAAGGTTTCCCTTAATTTTTCTTGGGTTGACATGGATTTTGTGATTTGTgataaagattttgatcttcCATTAAATCACTTTAATTTGTGCTGATTTTTTGATATATTCATTCTGATCTTACTATTTTTTAAAGTTGAAAGGTCTTTCCCCAacatttatatttcaagaaggCCAATTTGTGGATCCTAAAGCACAATTATAAGCAGCTGACTTTGACTCCGAGTCTACTGGTCGTTTACGAAGGTGATGGCATCACAAAAGCTGGAGGACTAAAGCAAACATTATGAAAGCTGACCCTACTTTTTCTCAGCCAGTCATTGATATCTTTTGTTTTATTTGGGGGATTCGGGCATCAAATAAGTGTTTAGAGTTTTGATCATCTTAAACAGTGATAAAAAAGTTTCTGATCAACGAATCCATATAAACCAACTCACGTCGAGTAATCATAAAGTTTTCTTCTTCCTGCGTGACTAAGCCGTCACATGATGGGTTTTAACACCATTATTACACAATTCACCCACATTAAATCTTTCTGTAACATCTCGACCAATGACTTTACCAATGACTTTTGGGCAAATGTTGGGCAAAtgtctaaaaaaaaaatcttaaatatttatttggtTTTTCGTAGAGAATCCTCCTTTCAGTTTATTCTCAtcgtacctttttttttttttttaattttaaataaaataaaattattcctaAGTTTCGACCTTCAACTCCACCTCATTGACCACTATTGTCATACCCACATTTATCGATTGTGCCCTCGTCTATTATTAGCAATTGTAATTTCTTTCTCGTCTATTATTTGACGAGGGTAAGAGCGACGAATCGTAAGTGGCCACAATCGGATAGTAAGATAAAGGtgagattaatttattttttataaaataaagattattatgtgacaataaaaaatatatattatgcaagagaaaaaacaaaaacttgtgattttttttttaatttttattggtGGCTCCGCTTATCACACTCGGATATCATATGCAGGCTAAATTCCCAACCGACACAGTAGTAGCCGGCTTCTTCACCATGGATTTCTGCCTTGGTTTTATCTCTCTTGCTGCTGCAGTACTGGCCGGCCTTTTGTTGCTGGCTGCCTGCACCTGCGCAGTCCTCTTCCGAATCAGCAGCAGCAGATACCCTCCGGTGGCCGGCACCGTCTTCCATCAAGCTCTATACTTTAGGAGGCTCCATGACTACCACACGCAGCTTTCTCGCAAGCACAAGACCTTCCGGTTGCTCTCTCCCCTCTGCCACCACATCTTCACCGTTGATCCGACTGTCGTCGAGCACATCCTCAAGGGCAACTTCGAGAACTACGGCAAGGTAC belongs to Musa acuminata AAA Group cultivar baxijiao chromosome BXJ3-5, Cavendish_Baxijiao_AAA, whole genome shotgun sequence and includes:
- the LOC103984644 gene encoding cytochrome P450 704C1, which gives rise to MDFFSSFVSLAAAVVGLLLLATRTWRALNSNRKRYPPVVGTIFHQFLNFRRLHDYHTQLSVKHKIFRLFSPLCHQIYTTDPAVVEYILKTNFDNYGKGWYNYGNMKDLFGDGIFAVDGDKWRHQRKLASFGFSTKVLREFSGAIFKRNAVKLAHALSSYATSDEKFDMQDLLMKSTMDSIFKIGFGMELNCLDDSDNRGSEFAKAFDVSNEFIMMRYVNAFWKVMRFLNIGSEKTLKSKVKLVDDFIYKLLRIRVEEMSNEGSDSEGKDDILSRFLEESRKDPQNIDLKYLRDIILNFVIAGKDTTAGTLSWFFYSICKNPPVQEKIYQEIKEVIEASEDAGFDAFAESIDDESLNNLHYLHAALSETLRLYPAVPLENKVCFADDILPGGYNVRKGDIVFYQPYAMGRMEYLWGKDAEIFRPERWLDDGGVFQPESPYKFSAFQAGPRICLGKEFAYRQMKIFAAVLLRFFKFKLGDEKKDVEYRTMTTLHIDQGLYLQVLHR